From the Diospyros lotus cultivar Yz01 chromosome 13, ASM1463336v1, whole genome shotgun sequence genome, one window contains:
- the LOC127788003 gene encoding light-harvesting complex-like protein OHP1, chloroplastic, producing the protein MAAISCSNQTAMASLPALPSSSSSSSSLLPTNNQHLSLFHVPSRCIKVSKKPLSFRVQAAKLPAGVELPKVKPEFKAPFGGFTRTAEIWNSRACMIGLIGTFVVEFIIHKGILQVIGVDVGKGLDLPL; encoded by the exons ATGGCTGCGATTAGTTGCAGCAACCAAACTGCAATGGCTTCTCTGCCAGcccttccatcttcttcttcttcttcttcttctctgctcCCAACCAACAATCAACACCTCTCCCTCTTTCACGTCCCCAGTAGATGCATCAAAGTCTCCAAAAAGCCTCTCTCTTTCAGAGTTCAGGCCGCCAAGCTTCCAGCTGGT GTGGAGTTGCCAAAGGTGAAGCCCGAGTTCAAAGCCCCTTTTGGTGGGTTCACAAGGACGGCAGAGATATGGAACTCGAGAGCCTGCATGATTGGGCTCATTGGCACTTTCGTTGTGGAATTC ATTATACACAAGGGAATTCTTCAAGTGATTGGAGTGGATGTTGGGAAAGGGCTTGATCTCCCGCTTTGA